From Homo sapiens chromosome 6, GRCh38.p14 Primary Assembly, the proteins below share one genomic window:
- the LOC128125822 gene encoding uncharacterized LOC128125822: MIRPQSSMSKHIPQFCGVLGHTFMEFLKGSGDYCQAQHDLYADK; encoded by the exons ATGATTAGGCCACAATCTTCAATGAGTAAACATATTCCT caATTCTGTGGTGTTCTTGGTCACACATTTATGGAGTTTCTGAAGGGCAGTGGAGATTACTGCCAGGCACAGCACGACCTCTATGCAGACAAGTGA
- the LOC124901228 gene encoding translation initiation factor IF-2-like has product MPQRAAAPRTRLCSGPGRRAQECSCTQWLSRAHPGAPRSSGTRSLPPVPGCPAYPTPARIWRRTRHRRALPVSGSAVTRAALAPPRATSPAPSAATLLRPNKEAPGRRGACHARTGRARPKGQGRRRRSQSGFCATHPARCGSRNCPRPPQKPDRAAPVAPGSGGTQKPVPPAANRHPAAPRGPASASAQPAAIGRPQGHNPPAPTRDPPEPQPGATWRRRRAPNKGDSGDGGPVVDSQPERRRCDGYSQEYVYSLKIVA; this is encoded by the exons ATGCCCCAGAGGGCCGCCGCCCCGCGCACGCGGCTGT GCTCGGGTCCCGGCCGTCGAGCACAAGAGTGTAGCTGCACCCAGTGGCTGTCCCGCGCCCACCCCGGAGCTCCGAGAAGCTCTGGAACCAGATCGTTACCACCCGTGCCTGGCTGTCCGGCCTACCCCACGCCCGCCCGGATCTGGAGGCGAACCCGCCACCGCCGCGCCCTCCCCGTATCCGGCTCCGCAGTGACACGCGCAGCCCTCGCCCCACCCCGGGCCACGTCTCCCGCTCCCAGTGCAGCCACTCTCCTCCGGCCGAACAAAGAGGCCCCGGGACGCCGCGGAGCCTGCCATGCCCGGACGGGTCGCGCCAGACCAAAGGGCCAAGGGCGGAGGCGGCGGTCACAAAGCGGCTTTTGTGCCACCCACCCGGCCCGCTGCGGAAGCCGAAACTGCCCCCGGCCGCCGCAGAAGCCGGACCGCGCCGCCCCCGTCGCTCCGGGCTCGGGAGGGACTCAAAAGCCGGTGCCTCCGGCGGCCAACCGCCACCCCGCAGCCCCGAGGGGCCCGGCATCTGCCTCCGCACAGCCGGCCGCAATCGGCCGGCCACAGGGCCATAACCCGCCCGCTCCCACCCGGGACCCACCGGAACCGCAACCCGGGGCAACCTGGAGGAGACGCCGGGCTCCGAACAAAGGCGACAGCGGGGATGGGGGGCCGGTCGTGGATTCCCAGCCCGAGAGGCGACGATGCGACGGCTACTCACAGGAATATGTTTACTCATTGAAGATTGTGGCCTAA